One Nocardiopsis gilva YIM 90087 genomic window, ACGCATCAAGGACGAGCAGGGCGTGGAGCCGACCCAGCGGCTCCGGGTGATCGTCGAGGCGGCCACCGGAAAACTGGCCCGGCTGCTGGACCTGGATCCTTCCGACACCGCCGGTTTCGTGGTGATCCGCCGCTGCGACCGCTACATCGGCCCGCGCCTCTGGCAGCGGCAGCTGTCCTACTATCCCGACTTCATCGCGAAGGGCGAGGGCAAGGGCGCGGCGCTGATGCAGCCGGAGGACATCCCCCGGGGCACCCGCGAGCTGCTCGCCGAGCTCGGCTATCCGCAGACCACATCATGGGACGTGGTCGGGGCGAAGATGCCGTCGCTGAAGGATTCGGCCCTGTTCGGTATCGGTCCCGGAACGCCGCTGCTCGTGCACGACCGCATGGCCTACTCGGGCGACACGCCGATCCGGTTCACCAAGACGCTGATGCCGGCCGACCGTCACCAGCTGCTCTATTTCGAGGGCGACATGACGCCCGAATCGCTCCGCAAGGCGACGGACGTCAACATCTACGACCACTGAGAAAAGGACGCGTGCCCAGCATGGATCCGAGGAAGGGGTGGCCGCCGGCTTAACCG contains:
- a CDS encoding GntR family transcriptional regulator, yielding MARHLEIAHDLMEGIDEGRYSPGTALPTEDQLMSNYGTSRNTVRRALRELSSRGRIDTRQGSGSTVREYRPTVHLASSAKGEPDDERYTRYVERIKDEQGVEPTQRLRVIVEAATGKLARLLDLDPSDTAGFVVIRRCDRYIGPRLWQRQLSYYPDFIAKGEGKGAALMQPEDIPRGTRELLAELGYPQTTSWDVVGAKMPSLKDSALFGIGPGTPLLVHDRMAYSGDTPIRFTKTLMPADRHQLLYFEGDMTPESLRKATDVNIYDH